In Haliscomenobacter hydrossis DSM 1100, the DNA window AATACCACGCGGGGTGTGGGGGTAAAGGATGCACCGTATTCGATGAGTGCGCAATGAGGTTGAGCAATGACCCCGAGTTTTGTAGTGGCCAAGAGCGATTCAAAAATTAGCACAAGGGACACAAAGAAAAGCACAAGGTGCACAAAGTCGCGCATGTCTGGTGACGTTTGTGCACCTTGTGCTTTTCTTTGTGTCCCTTGTGCTAATAAATGTCGCTTTGGGAATCTTATTAAATTCGGAGGAAGTACAACCTAAAATTTCTCCTATCTACTGTAAGTTTGAACATACCCCGGCAACGCAACCTCCTTCGCTTGCACCTCATCCTGTACTGGCACTCCGGGAGTCAGTTTCAGTGGAACCAGACCCGCCCAAACCGCTGCTTCCATATCCTCCGGGTCATCCCCGACGCCATGATCGCGTACTTTTGCAGAGGCTTCTTCCATGTCAACGGCAATGAACATGGTTTTTTTCATCTCATTGGCCGAAGGCTGCCGTGCATCATCCCAACGCCCCGGGATCACGTGCTCAACAAAACGTGCGGCTGCCGTCCAGGCCTCCTCCGGGTCTTCCACCAGGCGGGTGGTGCCAAAAATCACTACGGAGCGATAATTGATGGAGTGATGGAATACGGAACGCGCCAACACCAGTGCGTCAAGCAAGGTTACTGCGATACAGACGGGAATACCCTGAGCCATTTGCATAAAAAAATGACTCCCTACCGAGCCGTGCAGGTAAAGGGTATTGTCGATGCGGCAATAAGCCGTTGGCAAAATGAAAGGCTGCTCACCCAGGCGATAGGAGACATGACAAACCAAGGCCTCATCCAGAATCGAATGAATGGTTGCGTCATCATTGCGCATGCGCTTGGCAAGGCGACTGGGTTGGATACGGGAAGTTTTTGGCTTCATAGTGGCTGCTGAATTTGAGTCAAAACTAAAACATTAGAGGACCATTCGAATCAGCCAGTTTTTAGAAAACAGGTGGTCCACTTAGCTCAGAAACTAAAATTACCACCTGAAATTAACTGAAAAATGAAAGCAGATAACCGATTGAGCGAAAAACGTAGCCCATTTGTCGATACAAAACCATTGAAGTGCGAGATCTCGTATACTTTTGTCGAATAAGCAAGAAGAGAAGACTATGCACTATTGGCTATTTATCCCCGCATTACTCCAACTCACCTGGGCAGAGCAACTGCTATGGGTCGCTGCGGTGGTGTTTACCATCTTGCTGAGTATTTTATTGATCATGGAGTTTTTTAGCGATGCGCAAGATCATGCCAATCATCGCCCCAAAATTTTGAGTGCACGTGTCATTCTCACCTTCTTCACTTTTTGGGCCTGGACAAGTTTATTGGCCCACGTTTGGGAACCGGGTTTACTCATTTCACTTTTGGATGGACTACCTTTTGGGATCATTGCCGCTTTGTTTCCCTTTATCCTTTTGCGCTTGCGCAAGCCCGTTAAAAAAATTGTCCCGTCCAGTGACAATTTCAATTATCAGGAAGCGCTGTCCAGTACAGGTGAAGTGTTGCAATACATCCCTCCGCACCAGGAAGGTTTTGGACGGGTACACCTTAACTTGCGCAAAGCCCCCTACGCTTTGGATGCAGTATCCATTGGTGCCGAAATTCGTCCCGGCGATTCCGTGCGGGTCGTTGACATTGTAGACGATCACATCCTCGTGGTGGAGCCACTTCAGCACGTTGGCCCACAAGCTCCGTTTTAATCGCATAAGATCGTTTGGTATTGCTTTCCGTTACTTATCTTTGGCTTATTCAAGTTCAAAATAAATCATTCACCTATGACCTTGCGTGATCTTCTCGTTTATGTTGGCAACCACCCTGAATCTGTAGTGTTGTACTTTGCCATCTTGCCCATTGCCGCATTACTTTTAGCCTGGATAGCTGGAGCAGAGGGACGCAATTCACCCTGGAATTACCTCTATTCGGCCATTATTTACCTGAGTGCAGTACCCGGAATTTTTGCCCTTTCCCTCAACATCTACATTTTTTTGTTTGAGCGGGGCAGCATCTTGAACCTGGACATCTATACTCAATTGTTGCCCATTTTGTCCATGATCCTCACGCTGGGTATTGTGCGTCGCAATGTCGATTTGAGTTATGTACCCGGATTTGGTAAACTATCGGGCCTATTGATGTTGATTGGCGCTACGATCGCACTGATGTGGCTGGTAGATCGTACGCGAATCTACGCCATCATTAGTATGCCTTTTTCGGTAGTAATCTTGATTTTTGTGGTATTGATGCTGGTATTGCGCTTTGGATATCGCCAGACCTTTGGAAGAGGCTATCGCAGCTAAGGACTATATATTAAAATTGAAGTCGTCGTCGTCTCCTCCTTTTTCTTTGCGCAGGCGCTCAGGACTCACGCGGAAAGTATATTCCCGATCAACGGTATACCCAAAAGTCGCGTGGGGCAACAAACGCATCAGAAACTTGCTAACCAGTTTTAATTTACTAGCTTGCATACCTACGGTAAAATCACTGCCGTCGGCGAGCTTGAAATGCAAAGTGCCTTTGCGGAAAAGGTGAATGCCAAAAGGGGTGCGCTCGGTGATGACGGAATAAACCCACACAATATGTTGGGGTTGATACCGCAGATAATTGAGCAGTAAGTGGTTGTCGATGCGCAAATTAGCCGTGGTGTCCACCACCAATTTGCCTCCAACCATACTCAATCCCAAACCAATAATGGAAAAAACTACGTTCATCTTAAACGTCAACACGCACAGTCCAGAACCAAAAGCCAACAATACAAGGCTCATGGCAAACTGACCACGCAGTTCGCGTAAAATGGCGTTGCGTAAGTTGCGCATCGCCGGGTGACGATAAAGAGTTTCTCGGTTCAAGATGATGAAATTAAAAAATAAACAACAAATTGTTGTTCAGCAAAGTTATTTTGCTGTATATTTAACGCAAAAATACCACTCTTTTCGTTCTTTTGAACTGATTTGCAGTAGTTTTTAATATTTTTTTAACAACGGAGCACATGGCACAACAGCAAGTGAGTTACAACGAGGACAATATCCGCTCTCTGGATTGGAAAGAACATATTCGCCTGCGCCCAGGAATGTACATTGGCAAGCTAGGTGATGGTGCTTCTTCGGATGACGGAATCTATATTTTGATCAAAGAAGTAGTCGATAACTGCATCGATGAATTCGTCATGGGACATGGCAAGGAGATTCAGTTAAAGATCGAAGACAATACCGCTGAAATCCGCGATTATGGCCGGGGTATCCCCCTGGGCAAAGTAATCGATTGTGTTTCCAAGATCAATACCGGGGGCAAATACGACTCCAAAGCCTTCAAAAAATCGGTGGGTTTGAATGGGGTGGGTACCAAAGCAGTCAATGCCCTTTCCGATTATTTTATGGTCAAAGCCGTGCGCGATGGGCAGATGAAAATAGCCGAATTTGAAAAAGGGGAATTGCTCAAAGAACATCCGATCAAAAAAACCGATGAACCCAACGGTACTTTCGTTACTTT includes these proteins:
- a CDS encoding pyridoxamine 5'-phosphate oxidase family protein encodes the protein MKPKTSRIQPSRLAKRMRNDDATIHSILDEALVCHVSYRLGEQPFILPTAYCRIDNTLYLHGSVGSHFFMQMAQGIPVCIAVTLLDALVLARSVFHHSINYRSVVIFGTTRLVEDPEEAWTAAARFVEHVIPGRWDDARQPSANEMKKTMFIAVDMEEASAKVRDHGVGDDPEDMEAAVWAGLVPLKLTPGVPVQDEVQAKEVALPGYVQTYSR
- a CDS encoding NfeD family protein, with product MHYWLFIPALLQLTWAEQLLWVAAVVFTILLSILLIMEFFSDAQDHANHRPKILSARVILTFFTFWAWTSLLAHVWEPGLLISLLDGLPFGIIAALFPFILLRLRKPVKKIVPSSDNFNYQEALSSTGEVLQYIPPHQEGFGRVHLNLRKAPYALDAVSIGAEIRPGDSVRVVDIVDDHILVVEPLQHVGPQAPF